A window of Cohnella herbarum contains these coding sequences:
- a CDS encoding SpvB/TcaC N-terminal domain-containing protein, whose product MKTNEDSNKDKSQNTVAAPSISLPKGGGAIRGIGEKFAANPVTGTGSLTVPLAVSPSRNHFGPKLALSYDSGTGNGPFGFGWNLSLPAIVRKTDKGLPQYRDAEESDVYMISGAEDLVPVSGTDGNGTTSKNNAATTAYRIDRYRPRNEGAFARIERWTDQATGMIHWRSISRDNVTSFYGKTEQSRIADPRDPARRVYSWLICESFDDKGNAIVYEYAEENGQNVDETMASERSRERVANRYVKRIKYGNRVSRLTEPDLTRAEWMFEAVFDYDEGHCEAFDPQPHLPESDKHKYVRAAIEEGRVWSKRIDPFSSYRAGFEVRTYRRCRRLLMFHRFAELGSRPCLVRSTEFTYGDFDYTEPYRVENELSHRGSSRMASFIQTVTQSGYVRQPQLEQAGDRSCVYMQKSLPPLEFTYSKAGIQEEIRELDFDTLANLPVGLDGSAYRWVDLEGEGLSGILTEQGGAWFYKPNLGSGTFGTLKTVTGKPSMATLGGRNEQLFDLDGDGRLEWVSLSGAYSGYAAHDGDGQWGPYQTFSQMPNVAWDDPHLRFIDLNGDGQADALITADDVFTWYPSLGAEGFGSAHQVDQPADEENGPSWFWTMGRYRFTSRTCPAMVSRILCESATAKFVIGLTWALAVSEPRSSWTTPRASIIPISITNGSCCLPTSTDPGLPTSST is encoded by the coding sequence ATGAAAACAAACGAAGACTCAAACAAGGATAAGAGCCAAAATACAGTAGCCGCTCCGTCGATTTCGCTTCCCAAAGGGGGCGGGGCGATCCGAGGCATCGGCGAGAAATTTGCCGCCAACCCGGTGACCGGCACCGGGTCCTTAACCGTACCGTTAGCCGTAAGTCCAAGCCGTAATCATTTTGGCCCGAAGCTTGCCCTAAGCTACGATTCCGGTACGGGCAACGGGCCGTTCGGGTTCGGATGGAACTTGTCTCTTCCAGCCATCGTCCGGAAGACGGACAAAGGATTGCCGCAATACCGCGACGCGGAGGAATCCGACGTCTATATGATTTCGGGTGCCGAGGATCTTGTTCCGGTATCCGGGACGGACGGCAACGGCACGACTTCCAAGAACAATGCGGCAACGACGGCATACCGGATCGATCGTTATCGGCCGAGAAACGAAGGGGCGTTCGCGCGCATCGAACGTTGGACCGACCAAGCTACGGGAATGATCCATTGGCGCTCCATTTCCCGGGACAACGTTACGTCCTTTTACGGCAAGACGGAACAGAGCCGAATCGCCGATCCGCGCGACCCCGCCCGGCGCGTATATTCGTGGCTGATCTGCGAAAGCTTCGACGACAAAGGCAACGCCATCGTATACGAATACGCGGAGGAGAACGGCCAGAACGTCGATGAGACGATGGCAAGCGAACGAAGTCGGGAGCGGGTCGCCAATCGTTACGTGAAACGAATCAAATACGGCAACCGCGTATCGCGATTGACCGAGCCCGATCTGACCCGTGCGGAGTGGATGTTCGAAGCGGTGTTCGATTACGACGAAGGTCATTGCGAAGCGTTCGATCCCCAGCCGCATTTGCCGGAGTCCGACAAGCACAAATATGTTCGGGCTGCAATCGAGGAAGGACGCGTTTGGTCGAAACGGATCGACCCGTTCTCCTCCTATCGGGCCGGATTCGAGGTGCGTACTTACCGGCGTTGCCGCCGTTTGCTCATGTTCCACCGTTTCGCCGAGCTTGGAAGCCGGCCTTGTCTCGTTCGTTCTACCGAGTTTACTTATGGAGATTTTGATTATACCGAACCTTATCGCGTCGAGAACGAGCTCTCTCATCGGGGCAGCAGCCGAATGGCTTCGTTTATCCAAACCGTCACGCAGTCGGGGTACGTTCGGCAGCCGCAATTGGAGCAGGCCGGGGACCGGAGCTGCGTATATATGCAAAAGTCTCTGCCGCCGCTGGAATTTACGTACAGCAAAGCGGGTATCCAGGAAGAAATCCGCGAGTTGGATTTCGATACGTTAGCCAACTTGCCCGTCGGGTTGGACGGATCGGCGTATCGGTGGGTCGATCTGGAGGGCGAAGGGCTTTCGGGCATCTTGACGGAACAGGGTGGAGCCTGGTTTTACAAGCCTAACTTGGGAAGCGGAACGTTCGGAACGTTGAAGACGGTCACCGGCAAACCTTCCATGGCCACGTTGGGCGGAAGAAACGAGCAACTGTTTGATCTCGACGGGGACGGCCGTCTCGAATGGGTAAGCTTGTCCGGCGCTTATTCGGGATATGCCGCGCATGACGGGGACGGGCAGTGGGGGCCTTATCAAACGTTTAGCCAAATGCCGAACGTGGCATGGGACGATCCCCATTTGCGGTTTATCGATTTGAACGGCGACGGACAGGCCGATGCGTTGATTACTGCCGATGACGTCTTCACGTGGTATCCGTCGCTCGGCGCAGAGGGCTTCGGTTCCGCTCACCAAGTCGACCAGCCCGCCGACGAGGAGAACGGCCCGAGCTGGTTTTGGACGATGGGACGTTATCGGTTTACGTCGCGGACATGTCCGGCGATGGTCTCGCGGATCTTGTGCGAATCCGCAACGGCGAAATTTGTTATTGGCCTAACTTGGGCTTTGGCCGTTTCGGAGCCAAGGTCGTCATGGACGACGCCCCGAGCTTCGATCATCCCGATCAGTATAACGAACGGCAGCTGCTGCTTGCCGACCTCGACGGATCCGGGGTTACCGACATCGTCTACATGA
- a CDS encoding FeoB small GTPase domain-containing protein has translation MKRYTVALAGNPNTGKSTLFNTLTGMRQHTGNWAGKTVDMAEGELVHKGSIFRMIDLPGTYSLYSNSADEEVARDYIVFEQPDVSIVVLDATSLERNLNLALQVLEITSRVVVCINLIDEANRLGIVIDTALLSQKLGVPVVAISARSKVGIDDLLNQMEQIAHGFTETKPLQIAYGDSIERKITELEPLIREQLGVRFPTRWLALRLLDGDQGLLESIKARLNGTTGAKPRQEVVDYGRTACH, from the coding sequence ATGAAGCGATATACGGTCGCTTTGGCGGGCAATCCCAATACCGGGAAAAGCACGTTGTTCAATACGCTGACAGGGATGCGTCAGCATACGGGCAATTGGGCCGGCAAGACGGTGGATATGGCCGAGGGGGAGCTTGTGCACAAAGGCTCGATTTTTCGGATGATCGACTTGCCCGGAACGTATTCGTTGTATTCGAATTCTGCCGACGAGGAAGTGGCCAGAGATTATATCGTTTTTGAGCAGCCGGATGTTTCCATCGTTGTATTGGATGCAACCTCGCTGGAACGAAATTTGAATCTCGCGTTGCAGGTGCTGGAAATAACGAGCCGCGTCGTGGTGTGCATCAATCTGATCGATGAGGCTAACCGGCTCGGCATTGTAATCGACACTGCCCTGTTGAGCCAGAAGCTTGGCGTTCCTGTGGTAGCGATCTCCGCTCGCAGCAAGGTCGGAATCGATGATTTGCTCAATCAAATGGAGCAAATAGCCCACGGCTTCACAGAAACGAAGCCGCTGCAAATTGCATACGGCGACAGCATCGAGCGTAAAATTACCGAGCTTGAACCGCTTATTCGCGAACAACTGGGCGTCCGTTTCCCCACAAGATGGCTTGCGCTGCGGCTGCTGGACGGAGATCAAGGCTTGCTGGAATCGATCAAGGCAAGATTAAACGGGACAACTGGAGCCAAACCTAGACAGGAGGTCGTCGACTATGGCCGTACCGCTTGCCACTAA
- a CDS encoding FeoA family protein — MSIAEKQLSQAKTGSVIRLSRIEVQGVLRRRLLDLGFVPGNIVEVLQTSPLGDPVAFRVNHTTIALRREESSMIYGIDEGGQMK, encoded by the coding sequence ATGTCTATAGCTGAAAAACAGCTGTCCCAAGCCAAGACCGGAAGCGTCATCCGGCTAAGCCGAATTGAAGTTCAAGGCGTGTTGCGCAGAAGATTGCTCGATTTGGGCTTTGTGCCCGGAAATATCGTTGAAGTGCTGCAGACAAGTCCGCTGGGCGATCCGGTCGCATTCCGGGTAAATCATACTACGATTGCTTTGCGTAGGGAGGAAAGTTCCATGATATACGGGATTGATGAGGGAGGCCAAATGAAATGA
- a CDS encoding AraC family transcriptional regulator has product MQPNPGSAFISNLLLNLQVHPVEAHFTHCLPEWKELDYIPAYNKFYWIREGEGWLKINGKEYSPLPGQLCLMPAHVEQSYSVVNDNTYRKYWCHFTASVGELDLFQWLDVPYCVDIRNNEQLTGLFQELAELHMSEAFISRIREKAVLLEIIAVFLTEAEGNIRVVTGRLADMERLNRIEQFVGDHLSEPVTLEQIAKSIHLHPNYVVRYFNKHFGVSPLKYLNRKRMQKAKELLGSTSLTVKEVAERVGYPDTTHFAKAFRKESSCSPTEYRIQARYRT; this is encoded by the coding sequence TTGCAGCCTAATCCTGGCTCGGCTTTCATAAGCAACCTGCTGTTAAACTTACAAGTTCATCCGGTGGAAGCCCATTTCACACACTGCTTGCCGGAATGGAAAGAACTCGATTACATACCGGCTTACAACAAGTTTTACTGGATCCGCGAAGGCGAAGGCTGGTTAAAAATTAACGGCAAGGAATATTCTCCTCTTCCCGGTCAACTTTGCTTAATGCCCGCTCACGTCGAACAATCCTATTCCGTCGTCAACGATAACACTTATCGTAAATATTGGTGCCATTTTACCGCTTCGGTGGGGGAGTTGGATTTGTTCCAATGGCTGGACGTCCCTTATTGCGTCGATATCCGGAATAACGAGCAGCTAACGGGATTATTTCAAGAACTCGCGGAGCTGCATATGAGCGAGGCTTTCATCTCGCGCATTCGCGAGAAAGCCGTGCTGCTCGAGATCATTGCCGTCTTCCTTACGGAAGCGGAGGGCAACATCCGCGTCGTGACGGGACGGCTCGCGGATATGGAACGATTAAACCGGATCGAACAATTCGTCGGAGATCATCTGTCCGAGCCCGTTACGCTGGAGCAGATCGCCAAATCGATTCATCTTCATCCGAATTACGTCGTCCGTTATTTCAACAAGCATTTCGGCGTATCGCCGCTTAAATACTTGAATCGCAAAAGAATGCAAAAAGCGAAGGAGCTGCTCGGCTCGACTTCGCTTACGGTTAAAGAAGTCGCGGAACGGGTCGGGTATCCGGATACGACTCATTTCGCCAAAGCATTCCGCAAGGAAAGCAGCTGCAGCCCGACGGAATACCGCATTCAAGCACGGTATCGAACATAG
- a CDS encoding SulP family inorganic anion transporter — translation MLQRLKTTWFSNIRADVLAGITTVLALIPDSLAFAFIAGVNPMVSIYSTICILVLISIFGGRPAMVSSTAGSMAVLMTALVAQHGVEYLFAATILTGIIQLAMGLFKLGRWMSFVPHSVITGFINSLAILIFISQLRYFEGQSWLMYAMVLATLAIIYILPKFTKAIPSPLVAVGFMTLIVVFMHMNLNTVGDLATIEPTIPFLHIPSIPFTLETLWILLPTAFSLAIVGYSETLLTQTIIDELTEEKTSKDKEMKGQGIANTVTGFFGGMAGCALIAESAINVKVGGRGRLSTLVAGIVLFVLVFVLDDVLNSIPIAALVGVMMMVCIEIFDWSYFRDIRGKPLAHTLIMLTTVAIVLVTHDLAIGVIAGVVLSVLVYAYRSATQLHVHEETNGDEKIYRVRGQLFFVSSDTLLDRIDFNDASENVCLDLTAAHVWDHTAAKTLDKIVVRLQGKGKSVRVLRQAGEPSSKTA, via the coding sequence ATGTTGCAACGATTAAAAACGACTTGGTTTTCAAACATAAGAGCGGACGTATTGGCCGGGATTACGACGGTTCTGGCATTGATTCCGGATTCGCTTGCTTTCGCATTCATTGCGGGCGTTAATCCGATGGTAAGCATTTATTCGACGATATGCATTCTTGTTCTCATCTCGATATTCGGAGGCAGACCGGCAATGGTCTCGTCCACGGCCGGATCGATGGCGGTATTGATGACCGCGCTCGTCGCCCAGCATGGGGTGGAGTACCTATTCGCGGCAACGATTCTCACGGGAATTATTCAGCTCGCGATGGGGCTGTTCAAGCTAGGCAGATGGATGAGTTTCGTGCCGCATTCGGTCATAACGGGATTCATTAATTCCCTGGCGATCCTCATTTTTATTTCGCAGCTTCGATATTTCGAAGGCCAATCGTGGCTGATGTATGCGATGGTTCTCGCGACGCTGGCAATCATCTATATTTTGCCTAAATTTACTAAGGCGATACCTTCTCCCCTCGTAGCGGTTGGCTTCATGACCCTTATCGTCGTTTTCATGCATATGAACCTGAATACGGTTGGAGACTTGGCGACCATAGAGCCGACGATTCCGTTCCTGCATATCCCGAGCATCCCGTTTACGTTGGAGACGTTGTGGATTTTGTTGCCGACCGCATTCTCGCTAGCAATCGTGGGCTACTCGGAAACGCTTCTTACCCAAACGATCATCGACGAGCTGACGGAAGAGAAGACGAGCAAGGACAAGGAAATGAAGGGACAGGGGATCGCGAACACGGTTACGGGTTTCTTCGGAGGCATGGCGGGGTGCGCGCTGATCGCGGAATCGGCGATCAACGTCAAGGTCGGAGGAAGAGGAAGATTATCTACGTTAGTCGCCGGTATCGTTCTGTTCGTGCTCGTGTTCGTGCTGGACGACGTGCTGAACAGCATTCCGATCGCGGCGCTTGTAGGCGTCATGATGATGGTGTGCATCGAAATATTCGATTGGAGTTACTTCCGCGATATTCGCGGTAAGCCGCTCGCGCATACGCTAATCATGCTTACGACCGTAGCGATCGTACTCGTTACGCACGATCTGGCCATCGGCGTCATCGCCGGCGTCGTTCTAAGCGTTCTTGTATACGCCTATCGATCGGCAACCCAGCTTCACGTTCACGAAGAAACGAACGGGGACGAAAAAATATATCGCGTGCGGGGGCAACTGTTCTTCGTCTCGAGCGATACGTTGCTCGACCGAATCGACTTTAACGACGCTTCGGAGAACGTATGCCTCGATCTTACCGCTGCCCACGTATGGGATCATACGGCTGCGAAAACACTGGACAAGATCGTCGTACGGTTACAGGGCAAAGGGAAATCAGTGCGCGTATTGCGACAAGCCGGCGAGCCGTCATCGAAGACGGCTTAA
- a CDS encoding ferrous iron transporter B, with amino-acid sequence MAVPLATNSPDPLNTLLSAAQKAADGHNIRDGIVSDIYRTTRDICNAAVHYEDKRKLAETYSLDKIATSKVWGFPIMLGILGVVFWITIAGANYPSGWLASLFGMVESYLTDAFQAMHAPVWLHGVLVLGFFRGTAWVVSVMLPPMAIFFPVFALLENFGYLPRVAFNMDRLFKKSGGHGKQALTMSMGFGCNAAAILSTRIIESPRERMLAILTNNFVPCNGRWPTLILLSTLFMAVGASGGLQTISTALVVMGMVLFGIVITLIVSWTLSKTALRGVPTHYTLELPPYRRPQIWKTILLSSRDKSLNVLTRAVLIAAPAGIITWILGNIFVGGDSVLNHMAAFFDPFAHLIGLDGFILMAFILGLPANEIVLPILLMGYLSSGALVDAAGLDNIKDVLLQHGWTWLTALNMMLFSLLHYPCGTTLFNIYKETKSLKWAFLSAAIPLAIALAVTFAVAQAARAFGWV; translated from the coding sequence ATGGCCGTACCGCTTGCCACTAATTCGCCGGACCCGCTGAATACACTGCTTAGCGCAGCCCAAAAAGCTGCAGACGGTCACAATATCCGCGACGGGATCGTTAGCGACATTTACCGCACAACGCGGGATATTTGTAATGCTGCCGTTCATTATGAGGATAAGCGCAAGCTGGCCGAGACCTACAGTCTGGACAAAATAGCTACTTCTAAAGTATGGGGCTTCCCGATCATGCTAGGGATTTTGGGCGTGGTGTTCTGGATTACGATCGCGGGGGCAAACTACCCTTCCGGCTGGCTCGCCAGCTTGTTCGGTATGGTTGAAAGTTATCTCACCGACGCCTTTCAAGCTATGCACGCGCCCGTTTGGCTGCACGGAGTGCTGGTTCTCGGTTTTTTTCGCGGTACCGCCTGGGTCGTCAGCGTTATGCTTCCACCGATGGCTATTTTCTTTCCTGTTTTCGCTTTGCTGGAAAACTTCGGGTATTTGCCGCGGGTTGCTTTCAATATGGATCGATTGTTCAAAAAATCGGGCGGTCATGGCAAGCAGGCGCTAACGATGTCCATGGGCTTCGGTTGCAATGCCGCTGCGATTTTGTCGACGCGGATAATTGAATCGCCTCGGGAACGAATGCTCGCGATTTTGACGAATAACTTCGTGCCGTGCAACGGCCGTTGGCCAACGTTAATTTTGCTCTCGACCCTGTTCATGGCAGTCGGTGCATCCGGCGGACTGCAAACTATCTCTACTGCGCTTGTCGTTATGGGTATGGTGTTATTCGGTATTGTGATCACTCTGATTGTGTCCTGGACGCTGTCCAAAACGGCGCTACGCGGCGTCCCGACTCACTATACGTTGGAGCTGCCGCCATACCGTCGCCCGCAAATCTGGAAAACGATTCTGCTTTCTTCGCGGGACAAATCGTTAAACGTGCTCACCCGCGCGGTGTTGATCGCTGCTCCGGCAGGAATCATCACCTGGATATTGGGCAATATTTTTGTTGGCGGCGACAGCGTATTGAATCATATGGCCGCCTTTTTTGACCCCTTCGCTCACCTAATCGGGCTGGACGGATTTATTTTGATGGCCTTCATTTTGGGGCTGCCGGCCAACGAGATCGTGCTGCCTATTTTATTGATGGGCTACTTGTCTTCCGGTGCACTGGTGGATGCGGCTGGACTTGACAATATTAAAGATGTCCTCCTGCAGCACGGCTGGACTTGGTTGACAGCTCTTAATATGATGCTGTTTTCGCTGCTGCATTACCCGTGTGGAACAACGCTTTTCAACATTTACAAGGAGACCAAGAGCTTGAAATGGGCCTTCCTTTCAGCCGCGATCCCACTGGCGATAGCATTAGCCGTCACTTTTGCGGTTGCGCAAGCGGCACGGGCGTTCGGCTGGGTATGA